From the uncultured Desulfovibrio sp. genome, one window contains:
- a CDS encoding VCBS domain-containing protein, which produces MADIKLVRPSAGQTAVIPSAPDARMVLDFSADQVSIERPQGSDSLFFRFDDGAAIELQNFYTQYNKDDIPSFEVDGQLIAGADFFNAFGPDLAPAAGPSASPTRSGRYSDFANAGLEDGVNHLDGLDYRLGFGGDTQPNINPYASSFLTNAAPTLSTGGAAIAIGLTESAWDGKTASAAPVVSQSGSFSVADPDGDSLTTTVSMGGKVVAVSTAGPTTIESDYGTLVITPKGGGSNVTFEYTYTLKQDPDSPTDSLAEGEKQADNIVFSISDGQGHTVTQPINVVITGSNDAPDITGVGSTLTLKEGGVYADQPVGDKLHADELNGAPGVQAILSGTITAHDPDHGAQLYFGLKDVNGNLLDMTSVNADGTLKGTFVIGSVNNPDHTTSDVVVTGIAEQGGQIVISTNYGDLVLGKTSDTTATYTFTLKNVDGEGATNKLAEGQQVSLKFEPYVRDEHGAEDGNSSTLRDGTVAGNAIVINILGTNDTPTITQNTWNGQSGSTALSATLTEASDSTAQSSVTGTIIGHDVDNGDSLHYGLIQPGSDTMHGKVYVVLASDGHTLTTTTDASTAATAKNYVGEFTLTEDADPTKGASYKFTLYNDSPAVQGMQDGDSRDVSIGLVARDSFGAYVQESVSVTVKGANDTPVITTAPTLAAMSVVELGVKNVHGDPNEAFAGTPKDADSGHSFTVTDVDNNDTQSVSIAVKELPGAAFKDNHDGTYTVTTPEGTFTLTAGAAVANDSGSSKTYTYSYELNNNASETQALHQGETRNYTFTVTVTDSKGVHVDQAVSLTITGTNDQPQLTITPGDSGTLKEDAATTTSAGTWAVADPDNDGASQTLSIAGMGQTASGSMNINSHAGNPVSVATDYGTLTLKSDGTYTYELDNSKPAVQKLGEGQSHTESFTVTTTDIHGANHSQAITVVINGTNDNPVIGSSAIAVDVIEKGVQGSHDPAHSNDLFNGTVAAQGYVTATDVDDNDNSGGKPELTFSVAAGTGTTVDNSGTNSATTVTTSYGTLVIDPKTGAYTYTLDNTKADALNENQKVTETFVVKVADGHGGSVTQPITVTITGTNDRPDLSLAAPSAGSFKEDSGSYQASGTFTVADADADGTFKGSTNGAANHSYAIAGGTSGGETTTGTASVDPGTGVATYTTKFGVLTVNPDGTYKYDLNNGSNAVQNLGEGQTHTETFQVKVTDLHGSTDTETVSFTITGTNDQTLIDKNSGTLTVKEAGVTSEADPTHTGSSSGISGYNNWAADGTKISVPDPANPSEMKAAPAVSTGSFTVTDRDTSDVLKATLSGPSGVDLSGIHEMNGKGTWTVNDTYGTLTVIGVKNGNTSDGSESITYSYSYAVDQSKTESLAQDQTKTLDYKITVTDSHGTPVEHNITINVQGTNDAPTVTGQILTLKDDGRLDGGNAHMPADTATPTAHGNSYAASVEGELAGKDSDTGATLTYGLINSTAAADLDAYKHLGTDSGELSTGTVAGTFVKDGTTQTTTIGADMVASTGAYPGTGGGNATVINVYAAGQPHTADNLYGTLYLNEATGQYTFTLATGSSVVNALGSGDKLTLNFQAVTVDEHNASSTPTIIPIVIYGTNDKPELTLASANLDVTDQTAVTAASVDGNITVKDPDDVVTGPDTTIKFGIMANGVTGDEGTTPATSTSVDGKYGTFNIDPATGKYTYTIAKNNADVISLGKNEEHSETFKVAVVDKFGAFDIKEVTVTIHGHDDPTIINTGWVTPSNAVVESGVNPVTSAAAAANAAKMQDGSAGVRTATGYIGAHDADTTDNNALASAAESAKLHYVIQVGGKNCDLNALMAGTGLQTGTASIDADGKLTLTGGSASTLDVGQAAKDASGNIVIKLENGSLTISKDTSHTDANGTSVFKYVYTVDNTDADVQEKNFHEHTEDNFSVVVHDTTTHTDVVTAPVSIRIEGANDRPIITQAPAVTLSESDVDSTTGRVELLDYEQTGGAAQTVSSGFTFSLVKSTTDYSGDMPVQQGTYGRLIIDQATGEYRYERTEDLTSLAKGSSVTDTFYVRVKDADGAYSEIKPIVITITGEDAAGKLAGNALTVKEDGVTGSIQGILHYTEADKLGANKAQPVDASGGILAAGVIRGHLGVNDPDTNLDADGHALKNLTAGAEKDSYSTYTYKTLSYTDGTGTHDVGGSGNATAGYDYKVGDYGTLHVNGDGSYTFTPDTSSKAFNSLAQNEHVSVNLDITAHSDSASHGQSIDGSLSITITGTNDVPVVDITQGAFSVDKYTDSFTGVENSSAQFTGAITGDTAIDYLVTHQNLLQKYVEQEAKEIIDNLKDHGGLLAQGFIALAGEANAIKALVDMASGVNSFLDKLGALDDILKLAGRTDDITSFLKGELAGHTVVVDSDETAVWSNSHGGDVVVRGMLNTKDIVSDVDHGTKLSFFALEEDNKGNTTGNLTQSIKGEYGTLVIHSDGSYQYVLDFNGQEYKDFAKGHPIGGLASETFKVYVRDENNAVADKPIELVINVKAPSLGDGGSGSGSVGDLDIQSIDNVKVQEDGTTFAKGSVLDEKNSHHPQYDSGLCLTGKYTTVDANGTTPLHAEKNVSSIPTKYGTITLLPDGSYTYTLNNDSSEVQQLRAGDSITQKFEITNGSDYKTITITINGSNDKPYVVSQNDTVALEQHADGTWAQTDPSGSFTLADVDKGETDKLEPTSYTVTGKLGGIFTVTKGSNGNFSYTYAAPAGGTNYSGHMEDSATLTLSNGNTVGDKVDVKLSADLNYANDKPSAPVLVAGSDVAVTEDSPADMVAKGSITATDPDVTATGAPKDALSFAIVGSDGKSTGMVTDNDYGTLIMGKDGKYEFHLNTSSEAVQQLGDGKSHEVTFTVRASDGHGGYTDAPLTVTVNGVNDAPVITLHADGSSVAGSGAALFVADGQANLTVGGTAVTYDVDAGDSLTLNLNGHAIASGSTSVTEAVYAYRDASGWHTTSTSSGTVYMGLLELNKDGTYNFQGDKGGIAHLAQGETLTIDATVGVSDGSLTDTAKVAVTVTGTNDAPKMEAFDAGATTLTDNGSSAQTLSGSITASDVDGDTLTYYIMSGGKYVTELHDGHGTLKLVGSSYTYELDADYAKNLEAQGKDVATAGGSFTVVAVDKYGVEASQTLAITLKGVNNDPTFTAPSLAIVEGAIPLTGNLGAADVDTNDAGLLTYSIAYGSSSATASGATNAVVEGHYGQLTLDASGNYKYTLTNHELAQGAKATETFTVIVNDGHGGTVSHDVVVNITGTNDAPVVTASTYNAATESGTFAFSDADVANAHTLSVSIGGVSANVVKDSGGAYVAQTQIGNFTFTHDGTDTSGSGQQWSYTFVADATLAASMREGTHTDYTVKLGVNDGIGAVDSSVTVSVNGTNEAPIAVDVDNGLLFGHVTAINNEHSDVLAFQSDASGSHLGTMHMHTDGSYEYALGTAESALGTLRNAYDSSSDGHVHDQFGFSVTDGHETSTEATHSGSLSIDLHDGAQLDAAGGQLLFANGNLTGTEHNDVILGGSHDDILYGGGGDDILYGGAGHNELYGGDGNDTLYAGNQGDHLYGGEGNDHLYGGAGNDFLDGGANTFAIDHGGNHLYGGAGNDVLVFHQGDTIDGGDGTDMLVVKGGSVDALFTGAEHAKGVDGITGVEVMVSTSGDALNNLTDMAEIASKTGVSISTGSDGSTAVSFDASHTWTTTTQTASNGTVWDVHSTTITTDSGSEAVQVAVQHLTTNQGG; this is translated from the coding sequence ATGGCAGACATCAAGCTTGTTCGCCCCTCCGCCGGTCAGACTGCCGTTATTCCCAGCGCGCCCGATGCCCGCATGGTTCTTGATTTTTCTGCTGACCAGGTCAGCATTGAACGTCCGCAAGGTTCCGACAGCCTCTTTTTCCGCTTTGACGATGGCGCAGCCATTGAATTGCAGAATTTTTACACCCAGTACAACAAGGACGACATTCCCTCATTTGAGGTTGACGGTCAGCTCATTGCGGGTGCGGATTTTTTCAACGCCTTCGGGCCTGACCTTGCCCCTGCCGCCGGCCCTTCGGCATCGCCCACCCGCAGCGGCAGATACAGCGATTTTGCCAACGCGGGGCTTGAAGACGGCGTAAACCACCTTGACGGGCTTGATTACCGTCTTGGCTTTGGCGGCGATACCCAGCCGAACATCAATCCTTACGCTTCGTCCTTTCTCACCAATGCCGCACCCACATTGTCCACTGGTGGTGCAGCCATTGCCATTGGCCTCACGGAATCCGCATGGGACGGCAAAACCGCCAGCGCCGCACCTGTGGTCAGCCAGAGCGGCTCATTTTCTGTGGCCGACCCGGATGGCGACAGCCTGACCACCACCGTGAGCATGGGCGGCAAGGTTGTAGCGGTCAGCACCGCTGGCCCCACGACTATTGAAAGCGACTACGGTACGCTTGTTATCACGCCCAAGGGCGGCGGCAGCAATGTCACCTTTGAATATACCTACACCCTCAAGCAGGATCCCGACAGCCCCACAGACAGCCTTGCTGAAGGCGAGAAGCAGGCCGACAACATCGTCTTCTCCATCAGTGACGGGCAGGGCCATACCGTGACCCAGCCCATCAATGTTGTCATCACTGGCAGCAACGATGCGCCGGATATTACGGGGGTTGGCTCTACGCTGACGCTCAAGGAAGGCGGAGTCTACGCCGACCAGCCTGTGGGGGACAAACTGCATGCGGATGAGCTGAACGGTGCACCCGGTGTGCAGGCTATCCTGAGCGGCACGATTACGGCTCATGATCCCGACCACGGTGCGCAATTGTATTTTGGCCTCAAGGATGTGAACGGCAATCTGCTGGACATGACCAGCGTCAACGCTGACGGCACCCTCAAGGGCACGTTTGTGATCGGTTCTGTTAACAATCCTGACCATACTACTTCCGATGTGGTGGTGACGGGCATAGCCGAGCAGGGCGGGCAGATTGTCATCAGCACCAATTATGGCGATCTGGTGCTGGGAAAAACCAGCGACACCACGGCCACGTATACGTTTACGCTGAAAAACGTCGATGGCGAGGGGGCCACCAACAAACTGGCCGAGGGCCAGCAGGTCAGCCTGAAGTTTGAGCCCTATGTGCGTGACGAGCACGGCGCTGAAGACGGCAACAGCTCAACCCTGCGGGACGGCACCGTGGCGGGCAACGCCATTGTTATCAACATCCTGGGCACCAACGATACGCCCACCATTACGCAAAATACCTGGAACGGCCAAAGCGGCAGCACCGCCCTGAGCGCTACCCTGACTGAAGCCAGCGACAGCACCGCCCAAAGCTCTGTGACCGGCACGATCATCGGGCATGATGTGGATAATGGCGACTCGCTGCACTACGGTCTGATCCAGCCCGGCAGCGACACCATGCACGGCAAGGTGTATGTGGTGCTTGCCAGTGACGGGCATACCTTAACGACCACCACGGATGCATCCACCGCCGCCACAGCCAAAAACTATGTGGGCGAATTCACTCTGACAGAAGATGCAGACCCCACCAAGGGCGCATCCTACAAGTTCACTCTGTACAATGATTCGCCCGCCGTGCAGGGCATGCAAGATGGCGATTCGCGGGATGTTTCCATCGGTCTGGTGGCACGCGACAGCTTTGGCGCCTATGTGCAGGAAAGCGTCAGCGTTACCGTCAAGGGCGCTAACGACACGCCTGTCATCACTACCGCACCGACTCTCGCCGCAATGTCGGTGGTGGAACTCGGCGTCAAGAATGTGCATGGCGACCCCAACGAGGCCTTTGCAGGCACGCCCAAGGATGCGGATTCTGGACACAGCTTTACTGTGACCGATGTGGACAATAACGACACTCAGTCCGTCAGTATCGCGGTGAAGGAATTGCCGGGCGCGGCTTTTAAGGACAACCATGACGGCACCTATACCGTCACCACGCCCGAAGGAACGTTTACGCTCACGGCGGGTGCCGCCGTTGCCAATGATTCCGGCAGCAGCAAAACCTACACGTATTCCTACGAGCTGAACAACAACGCCAGCGAAACGCAGGCCCTCCATCAGGGCGAAACGCGCAATTATACTTTTACGGTTACTGTCACGGACAGCAAGGGCGTGCATGTTGATCAGGCCGTCAGCCTGACCATCACGGGCACCAACGACCAGCCCCAGTTGACCATAACTCCCGGCGACTCCGGCACACTGAAGGAAGACGCTGCCACAACCACCTCCGCAGGCACCTGGGCCGTGGCCGATCCTGATAACGATGGTGCCAGTCAGACCCTCTCCATTGCAGGCATGGGACAGACCGCCAGCGGCTCAATGAATATAAACAGCCATGCTGGCAACCCCGTTTCCGTCGCAACGGACTACGGAACATTGACCCTGAAGTCTGACGGCACCTATACTTACGAGCTGGATAACAGTAAGCCCGCCGTGCAGAAACTTGGCGAGGGGCAGTCGCACACGGAAAGCTTCACCGTTACCACCACAGATATCCATGGAGCTAACCACTCCCAGGCAATAACAGTGGTTATTAACGGCACCAATGACAATCCCGTCATTGGCAGCTCCGCTATCGCTGTTGACGTGATTGAAAAGGGCGTGCAGGGCAGCCATGACCCCGCCCACTCCAATGATCTTTTCAACGGCACGGTTGCGGCTCAAGGCTATGTTACCGCCACGGATGTGGACGATAACGACAATTCTGGCGGCAAACCCGAGCTGACCTTCAGCGTGGCCGCCGGAACCGGCACCACGGTGGACAACAGTGGAACCAACAGCGCAACAACCGTAACCACCAGCTACGGCACACTTGTTATTGACCCCAAGACTGGCGCTTATACCTACACGCTCGACAACACCAAGGCCGATGCGCTCAACGAAAACCAGAAAGTCACGGAAACCTTTGTGGTCAAAGTGGCGGACGGGCATGGCGGCTCAGTAACCCAGCCCATTACCGTGACCATCACAGGCACAAACGACAGGCCCGATCTTTCCCTGGCAGCACCGAGCGCCGGTTCCTTTAAGGAAGACAGCGGCAGCTATCAGGCCAGCGGCACCTTTACTGTGGCTGATGCCGATGCTGACGGCACGTTCAAGGGCAGCACCAACGGCGCGGCCAACCATAGCTATGCCATCGCTGGCGGCACCTCCGGCGGTGAAACCACTACCGGTACGGCCAGTGTGGATCCAGGAACTGGCGTGGCTACCTATACGACCAAGTTCGGCGTTCTTACCGTCAATCCGGACGGCACCTACAAGTATGATCTGAACAATGGCTCCAATGCGGTGCAGAATCTGGGCGAGGGACAAACCCATACCGAAACCTTCCAGGTCAAGGTGACGGACCTGCACGGCTCCACGGACACGGAAACCGTTTCCTTCACAATCACGGGCACCAATGATCAGACCCTGATTGACAAGAACAGCGGCACCCTGACTGTCAAGGAAGCGGGCGTGACCTCTGAGGCTGACCCCACGCATACGGGTAGTTCTTCGGGCATATCTGGCTACAACAACTGGGCTGCTGATGGCACGAAAATTTCTGTGCCCGATCCTGCCAATCCGTCGGAAATGAAGGCTGCTCCTGCCGTAAGCACAGGTTCGTTTACCGTGACGGACAGGGACACCAGTGATGTTCTCAAGGCTACGCTCAGCGGCCCATCGGGAGTAGATCTGAGCGGAATTCACGAAATGAATGGCAAAGGCACGTGGACCGTCAATGATACCTACGGCACCCTGACTGTTATTGGCGTGAAAAACGGCAACACCAGCGATGGCTCGGAATCGATCACCTATTCGTACAGTTATGCAGTAGATCAGTCCAAGACTGAGAGCTTGGCCCAAGATCAGACCAAAACTCTGGACTACAAGATTACTGTCACGGATAGTCACGGCACTCCTGTGGAGCACAATATCACCATCAACGTGCAGGGCACCAATGATGCGCCCACCGTGACGGGCCAAATCCTTACGCTGAAGGACGACGGACGGCTGGACGGCGGGAACGCTCATATGCCAGCAGATACGGCAACGCCAACTGCCCATGGCAACAGCTATGCTGCTTCGGTTGAGGGCGAGTTGGCAGGCAAGGATTCCGACACCGGAGCCACGTTAACGTATGGCCTTATCAACTCCACTGCTGCTGCCGACCTCGATGCTTATAAGCATTTGGGCACGGATTCCGGCGAGCTTTCGACAGGTACCGTGGCTGGCACCTTTGTCAAGGATGGCACGACCCAGACCACGACCATCGGCGCAGACATGGTTGCGAGCACTGGCGCATATCCCGGCACTGGTGGCGGCAACGCCACGGTTATCAACGTCTACGCCGCCGGACAGCCGCATACGGCGGATAACCTCTACGGCACGCTGTACCTCAATGAAGCCACCGGGCAATATACCTTTACGCTGGCTACGGGCAGCAGCGTAGTCAACGCCCTTGGTTCCGGCGACAAGCTCACTCTGAACTTCCAGGCCGTGACTGTGGACGAACACAACGCGTCTTCAACGCCAACTATCATCCCCATTGTCATTTACGGCACCAATGACAAGCCCGAGCTTACACTCGCCTCTGCCAACCTTGACGTCACCGACCAGACTGCCGTCACAGCCGCTTCCGTTGATGGTAATATCACGGTTAAAGACCCCGACGATGTCGTCACTGGCCCGGACACAACAATAAAATTTGGTATCATGGCGAATGGCGTGACTGGCGATGAAGGTACAACACCAGCCACAAGCACATCAGTGGATGGCAAATACGGTACGTTCAACATTGATCCTGCCACTGGCAAGTATACCTACACAATCGCTAAAAATAATGCCGACGTCATCAGTCTTGGCAAGAACGAAGAGCATTCCGAGACCTTTAAGGTGGCAGTGGTGGACAAGTTCGGTGCTTTCGACATCAAGGAAGTCACCGTGACGATCCACGGCCATGACGATCCCACCATCATCAATACTGGCTGGGTCACGCCCAGCAATGCTGTGGTGGAGTCTGGTGTCAACCCGGTCACCAGTGCCGCTGCTGCTGCCAATGCCGCCAAAATGCAGGACGGTAGCGCTGGCGTACGCACTGCCACTGGCTACATTGGCGCGCATGATGCCGATACCACGGACAACAACGCTCTCGCCTCCGCTGCTGAAAGTGCCAAGCTGCACTATGTTATTCAGGTGGGCGGCAAGAACTGCGATCTGAATGCCCTCATGGCTGGCACAGGTCTGCAAACGGGCACAGCCAGCATAGATGCCGATGGCAAGCTGACCCTTACGGGTGGTTCTGCCAGCACTCTTGACGTGGGGCAGGCCGCCAAAGATGCCAGCGGCAATATTGTCATCAAGCTGGAAAACGGTTCGCTGACCATCTCCAAGGATACCTCGCATACTGACGCCAACGGCACGTCCGTGTTCAAATACGTCTACACTGTGGACAATACCGATGCGGATGTGCAGGAAAAGAACTTTCATGAACACACAGAGGACAACTTCTCAGTAGTCGTTCATGACACTACAACGCATACGGACGTGGTCACGGCCCCAGTTTCCATACGCATTGAGGGCGCCAACGACAGGCCTATCATTACACAGGCTCCTGCCGTCACCCTTTCTGAAAGCGATGTGGATTCCACGACCGGGCGGGTAGAACTGCTGGATTACGAGCAGACCGGGGGCGCAGCCCAGACGGTATCTTCGGGGTTCACCTTCTCGCTGGTAAAATCCACCACTGACTATTCTGGCGACATGCCAGTTCAGCAAGGCACATACGGTCGCCTGATCATTGATCAGGCCACTGGCGAATACCGCTATGAGCGTACAGAAGACCTGACATCACTTGCCAAGGGCAGTTCCGTTACCGATACCTTCTATGTGCGCGTCAAGGATGCCGACGGTGCGTATTCTGAAATCAAGCCCATTGTCATTACCATCACAGGTGAGGATGCCGCAGGCAAGCTGGCTGGCAACGCCCTGACCGTCAAGGAAGACGGCGTTACAGGTTCAATCCAGGGCATTCTGCACTATACCGAGGCTGACAAGCTGGGCGCCAACAAGGCGCAGCCTGTTGATGCCAGCGGTGGAATACTCGCTGCCGGGGTTATTCGCGGGCATCTTGGGGTGAATGATCCGGATACCAATCTGGATGCCGATGGTCATGCCCTCAAAAACCTCACCGCAGGCGCGGAGAAAGATAGCTACAGCACCTACACATACAAGACCCTGTCCTATACTGACGGCACGGGTACGCATGATGTTGGCGGCAGCGGCAATGCCACTGCCGGGTATGACTACAAGGTTGGCGACTACGGCACATTGCATGTGAACGGGGATGGTTCCTATACCTTCACGCCTGATACCAGCAGCAAGGCATTCAATAGTCTGGCCCAGAATGAACATGTCAGTGTGAACCTCGACATAACCGCCCACAGCGACAGTGCTTCGCACGGTCAGTCCATTGATGGCTCTCTCAGCATTACCATCACCGGCACCAACGATGTGCCGGTGGTGGATATTACGCAGGGAGCCTTTTCGGTAGACAAGTATACCGACAGCTTCACGGGCGTTGAAAACAGCTCCGCCCAGTTTACTGGAGCCATAACCGGGGATACGGCAATAGACTACCTTGTGACCCACCAGAATCTGCTCCAGAAGTATGTGGAGCAGGAAGCTAAAGAGATTATTGATAATCTCAAAGATCACGGAGGGTTGCTTGCTCAGGGATTTATAGCCCTGGCTGGTGAAGCCAATGCTATTAAAGCTCTTGTTGATATGGCCAGCGGCGTCAACAGCTTCTTGGACAAACTTGGCGCGCTGGATGATATCCTCAAACTGGCCGGTCGCACAGACGACATCACCAGCTTCCTCAAGGGGGAGCTTGCCGGGCACACTGTTGTTGTGGACAGCGACGAAACCGCGGTTTGGTCAAACTCCCACGGCGGCGATGTTGTGGTGCGTGGTATGCTTAACACCAAAGACATCGTCAGCGATGTGGACCATGGTACCAAATTGAGCTTCTTTGCCCTGGAAGAAGACAATAAGGGAAACACCACAGGCAATCTCACACAGAGCATAAAGGGCGAATACGGTACGCTGGTAATCCATTCTGATGGTTCCTACCAGTACGTGCTGGACTTCAACGGCCAGGAATATAAAGACTTTGCCAAAGGACATCCCATTGGCGGGCTGGCCAGTGAGACCTTCAAGGTTTATGTGCGCGACGAAAACAACGCTGTGGCAGATAAACCCATTGAGCTGGTTATCAATGTAAAGGCACCATCGCTCGGCGATGGTGGCAGTGGTAGCGGCAGCGTTGGTGATCTTGATATTCAGTCGATTGATAATGTTAAGGTTCAGGAGGACGGCACTACATTTGCCAAGGGCAGCGTACTGGATGAAAAAAATTCCCACCACCCCCAATACGATTCGGGCTTGTGCCTCACGGGCAAATATACAACTGTAGACGCTAATGGCACTACTCCATTACATGCTGAAAAAAATGTCAGCAGCATTCCCACGAAGTACGGAACCATCACACTTCTGCCCGACGGTTCCTATACGTATACGCTGAACAACGACAGCTCCGAAGTGCAGCAGCTCCGGGCTGGTGATAGCATTACTCAGAAGTTTGAGATTACCAATGGCAGCGATTACAAAACAATCACCATCACCATCAATGGCAGCAACGACAAGCCGTACGTGGTTTCGCAGAACGATACCGTGGCCCTGGAGCAGCATGCGGACGGCACCTGGGCGCAAACAGACCCTTCTGGCTCCTTCACCCTGGCTGATGTTGACAAGGGTGAAACAGACAAGCTTGAACCAACCTCGTATACGGTTACGGGCAAGCTCGGCGGCATATTCACTGTCACCAAGGGCAGCAACGGCAATTTCTCCTACACCTATGCGGCTCCCGCTGGCGGCACGAACTACAGCGGGCATATGGAAGACAGTGCAACGCTGACTCTTTCCAATGGCAACACTGTTGGCGACAAGGTGGATGTCAAACTGTCCGCCGATCTTAATTACGCCAACGACAAGCCCAGCGCCCCTGTGCTGGTGGCTGGTTCTGATGTCGCGGTAACGGAAGATTCCCCGGCGGACATGGTGGCCAAGGGCTCCATTACCGCTACAGATCCGGACGTAACCGCGACCGGTGCGCCCAAGGATGCGCTTAGCTTCGCCATTGTAGGCAGCGACGGCAAATCCACGGGTATGGTCACGGACAACGATTATGGCACCCTGATCATGGGCAAGGATGGCAAGTACGAATTCCATCTCAATACCAGCAGTGAGGCTGTGCAACAGCTTGGCGACGGGAAATCGCATGAAGTGACCTTCACGGTTCGCGCGAGCGATGGACATGGCGGCTACACTGATGCGCCTCTCACCGTCACCGTGAATGGTGTCAACGATGCCCCTGTCATTACCCTGCATGCCGATGGTTCCAGTGTGGCTGGTTCGGGCGCGGCCCTCTTTGTGGCCGACGGTCAGGCAAACCTGACAGTCGGCGGGACGGCAGTGACGTACGATGTTGATGCGGGCGACAGCCTCACGCTCAACCTCAACGGGCATGCCATCGCATCTGGCAGCACTTCCGTCACAGAGGCTGTGTACGCCTACAGGGATGCCTCTGGCTGGCATACGACAAGCACCTCGTCTGGCACGGTGTACATGGGCCTGCTGGAACTGAACAAGGACGGCACCTACAATTTCCAGGGCGACAAAGGCGGTATTGCGCATCTTGCCCAAGGTGAAACCCTGACCATCGACGCCACAGTCGGCGTGAGCGATGGTAGCTTAACGGATACAGCAAAGGTTGCCGTCACCGTCACGGGCACCAATGACGCCCCCAAAATGGAGGCCTTTGATGCAGGTGCAACAACGCTCACAGATAATGGCTCTAGCGCTCAGACGCTTTCGGGCTCCATTACCGCCTCAGATGTGGATGGTGATACGCTGACCTACTACATCATGTCTGGCGGCAAGTATGTGACGGAACTGCATGATGGGCACGGCACTCTCAAGCTTGTGGGCAGCAGCTATACCTACGAGCTTGATGCTGATTACGCTAAGAACCTCGAGGCCCAGGGCAAGGATGTTGCAACCGCAGGCGGCTCGTTTACCGTTGTGGCTGTGGACAAATACGGCGTTGAGGCCAGCCAGACGCTGGCAATCACCCTCAAGGGCGTGAACAACGACCCCACCTTCACCGCGCCCAGCCTTGCCATTGTGGAGGGGGCAATCCCTCTCACCGGGAACCTGGGTGCTGCGGACGTGGACACCAACGATGCCGGACTGCTGACATACAGCATTGCCTACGGCTCTAGCAGCGCCACGGCTTCCGGTGCAACAAATGCTGTTGTGGAAGGGCACTACGGACAGCTGACCCTGGATGCCTCCGGCAACTACAAATACACCCTGACCAACCACGAACTGGCCCAGGGTGCGAAGGCCACGGAAACCTTCACCGTTATAGTGAATGACGGGCACGGCGGCACGGTAAGCCATGACGTTGTTGTCAACATCACCGGCACCAACGATGCGCCGGTGGTAACAGCCTCGACCTATAATGCGGCTACGGAAAGCGGAACATTCGCATTCAGCGATGCAGATGTGGCGAATGCCCACACCCTGTCGGTCAGCATCGGCGGTGTTTCTGCAAATGTAGTGAAAGACTCTGGCGGCGCGTATGTTGCCCAAACCCAGATCGGCAACTTCACGTTTACGCACGACGGTACAGACACATCGGGTTCTGGCCAGCAATGGAGTTATACCTTTGTGGCTGATGCCACCCTCGCTGCCAGCATGCGGGAGGGTACGCATACTGACTACACTGTAAAGCTTGGCGTTAATGACGGAATTGGCGCGGTGGATTCCAGTGTAACTGTATCGGTAAATGGCACCAACGAGGCCCCCATTGCGGTAGATGTGGATAATGGGCTGCTGTTCGGGCATGTCACAGCGATCAATAATGAGCACTCCGATGTGTTGGCATTCCAATCCGATGCCAGTGGAAGTCACCTCGGCACCATGCATATGCATACTGACGGCAGCTATGAATATGCTCTTGGCACGGCAGAAAGCGCTCTTGGCACTCTCCGGAATGCTTATGACTCTTCTTCCGATGGGCATGTGCATGACCAGTTTGGCTTCAGCGTAACCGATGGTCATGAAACCAGTACGGAGGCCACCCATTCCGGCAGCTTGAGCATTGA